From the Prunus dulcis chromosome 4, ALMONDv2, whole genome shotgun sequence genome, one window contains:
- the LOC117625354 gene encoding protein DETOXIFICATION 18-like — translation MAMLANTDLERVNAKGHGDEEGANKPRWWKKVLDMEEAKKQVLFSLPMIFTNLFYYLITLVSVMFAGHLGKLELAGATLANSWAIVTGFGFMVGLSGALETLCGQRFGAKLYKMLGIYLQASCIISFLFCFIISIIWFYTEPILILLHQDPQISKSAAVFMKFLIPGLFAYGFLQNVLRFLQAQFVVLPLVFSFVPLVIHFGIAYGLVHWTALGYKGAPLAASISLWLSALLLAMYIIYSKKFEHTWQGFSLESFHYVLTDLKLALPSALMVCLEEWAFEILVLMGGLMPNSEETTSLMAMCVNTEAIAYMIIYGLSAAASTRVSNELGAGNPDKAKKAMAVTLKLSTLLALVLVLALAVGHNIWAGFFSDSHTIAEQFASMVPLLVISIIVDSVQGVLSGVARGCGWQHLTVYVNIVTFYLIGMTISSLLGFKFKLHAKGLWIGLTCGLSCQAATVLYITQSTKWTVLDLSDIAEREKPVFV, via the exons atggcaATGTTAGCAAACACAGATTTAGAGAGGGTAAATGCAAAGGGTCATGGAGATGAAGAAGGAGCAAACAAACCAAGGTGGTGGAAGAAAGTGTTGGATATGGAGGAGGCCAAGAAACAGGTCTTGTTTTCATTGCCAATGATTTTTACCAATCTTTTCTACTATTTGATCACTTTGGTGTCAGTCATGTTTGCTGGCCATCTTGGGAAGCTTGAGCTTGCTGGTGCAACCCTTGCCAATTCATGGGCCATTGTCACTGGCTTTGGTTTCAtg GTTGGGTTAAGTGGAGCTCTTGAGACGCTTTGTGGACAAAGGTTTGGTGCAAAGTTGTATAAAATGTTGGGGATCTATCTACAAGCCTCTTGCATCATATCTTTCCTATTCTGTTTCATCATATCTATAATCTGGTTCTACACAGAACCTATACTTATTTTACTCCATCAAGATCCTCAAATTTCCAAATCTGCTGCtgtttttatgaaatttctgATTCCAGGGTTATTTGCATATGGATTCCTGCAAAACGTCTTGAGATTTCTTCAGGCACAATTTGTTGTCCTGCCATTGGTCTTCTCGTTCGTCCCCCTTGTTATTCATTTCGGCATTGCTTATGGTTTGGTACATTGGACAGCTCTTGGTTACAAGGGAGCTCCACTTGCGGCTTCAATTTCGTTATGGTTATCTGCCCTTTTGTTGGCCATGTATATCATCTACTCAAAGAAGTTTGAGCATACATGGCAAGGCTTTTCGTTAGAATCGTTCCATTATGTCCTTACTGATTTGAAACTTGCCCTCCCCTCAGCACTAATGGTATG TTTGGAGGAATGGGCTTTTGAGATTCTGGTGTTGATGGGAGGATTGATGCCAAACTCGGAAGAAACAACTTCACTAATGGCGATGTG TGTGAATACGGAAGCAATTGCATACATGATTATATATGGCCTCAGTGCTGCTGCAAG CACAAGGGTGTCAAATGAATTGGGAGCTGGCAATCCTGACAAAGCTAAGAAGGCAATGGCTGTGACTCTTAAGCTCTCTACGCTTCTTGCTTTAGTTCTTGTTCTCGCTCTAGCGGTCGGTCACAATATCTGGGCCGGCTTCTTCAGTGACAGCCACACAATAGCAGAGCAATTTGCTTCCATGGTGCCTTTGCTTGTAATTTCAATAATTGTAGATTCTGTGCAAGGTGTTTTATCAG GTGTGGCCAGAGGATGTGGATGGCAACACTTGACTGTGTATGTAAACATTGTCACATTCTATTTGATTGGCATGACAATTTCCAGTCTTCTTGGGTTTAAGTTCAAACTACATGCCAAG GGCTTGTGGATTGGTTTAACCTGTGGTCTCTCCTGTCAAGCTGCCACAGTTTTGTATATTACACAGAGCACAAAGTGGACTGTGTTGGATTTATCTGATattgcagagagagaaaagccAGTGTTTGTGTAA
- the LOC117626509 gene encoding putative B3 domain-containing protein Os04g0347400 isoform X1, with amino-acid sequence MARKLVKPSLNKHSFFKILLGDFSQRLRIPPKFAKNFNVRPLHKCALSGPTGIRWAVELEERENGLFFQDGWQGFVKDHHLEDGDFLVFKYDGESKFKVTIYDRTACEKNVKVAERSGCPVSLANKGKAQVKEEIVDHETRNYNENCQNKAIVSGRRSGNYVIPGKRPANDHVGATSTEPVLFKPKYSCFIITFTRKLRYGVPIPKEVAVTEGLLSKKSMMIHDPTGRSWPVKLRVRGKVSSCRVNMSTGLVDCCNANQIIPGDTAIFEFVKPSLAQIHIFRVGGNSVVLAAPDVKD; translated from the exons ATGGCAAGGAAACTAGTTAAGCCTTCGCTAAATAAGCATTCTTTCTTCAAGATCCTACTTGGTGACTTCTCTCAGCGTCTG CGTATACCACCTAAGTTTGCCAAGAACTTCAATGTACGGCCACTTCACAAATGTGCTCTTAGTGGCCCTACTGGAATTCGGTGGGCTGTGGaattggaagagagagagaatggctTGTTCTTCCAAGATGGTTGGCAAGGGTTTGTGAAGGATCATCATTTAGAAGATGgggattttttggttttcaaatATGATGGTGAATCAAAGTTTAAAGTCACAATCTATGATAGAACTGCTTGTGAGAAGAATGTAAAGGTAGCTGAGAGGAGTGGCTGTCCTGTTTCCTTGGCTAACAAAGGGAAAGCTCAAGTTAAAGAAGAAATTGTTGACCATGAAACTAGAAACTACAACGAAAACTGTCAAAACAAAGCAATTGTTTCTGGCAGAAGAAGTG GCAATTATGTTATTCCTGGGAAGAGACCTGCAAATGATCATGTAGGAGCAACATCAACTGAACCCGTCTTGTTTAAACCGAAGTATTCATGTTTCATAATAACTTTCACGAGGAAACTTCGATATGGCGTT CCAATTCCCAAGGAAGTAGCCGTAACTGAAGGTCTTCTTAGCAAGAAGAGTATGATGATTCATGATCCAACTGGGAGATCATGGCCTGTTAAACTTAGAGTCCGGGGCAAAGTATCTTCTTGTCGTGTGAACATGTCTACAGGTTTGGTAGACTGTTGTAACGCGAACCAGATTATACCCGGGGACACCGCCATTTTTGAATTTGTCAAGCCAAGTCTGGCACAAATTCATATTTTCAGAGTGGGTGGCAATTCTGTGGTACTAGCTGCACCTGATGTTAAAGACTAA
- the LOC117626509 gene encoding putative B3 domain-containing protein Os03g0621600 isoform X2 → MARKLVKPSLNKHSFFKILLGDFSQRLRIPPKFIENFNRQSLRKCALRGPSRQWWDVKLEERENSLFFRDGWQGFVKDHVLEVGDLLVFSYNGKSKFMVKIYDRSACEKNVEVAERRSGSPVSLVNKGNQAQVKNEIVELDTEDCENKTIDSDGRSCKYPISEKRPVSFCVQETSTGSILFKSENPCFLVCSRKQHLLYRVTIPNKLAVAEGLRGRDAVMLQDPTGRSWLVELRVECFNRLDMAIGWTECRKANQISPGDSIIFEFVEQGVMQFHIFRGAVRGNRLSVITAAPNVKN, encoded by the exons ATGGCAAGGAAACTAGTTAAGCCTTCGCTAAATAAGCATTCTTTCTTCAAGATCCTACTTGGTGACTTCTCTCAGCGTCTG CGTATACCACCTAAGTTTATTGAGAACTTCAATCGGCAATCACTTCGCAAATGTGCTCTTAGAGGCCCTAGTAGACAATGGTGGGATgtgaaattggaagagagagagaatagctTGTTCTTCCGTGATGGTTGGCAGGGTTTTGTGAAAGATCATGTTTTAGAAGTTGGGGATCTTTTGGTTTTCAGTTACAATGGCAAATCAAAGTTTATGGTCAAAATCTATGATAGAAGTGCATGCGAGAAGAACGTAGAAGTAGCCGAGAGAAGAAGTGGTAGTCCAGTTTCTTTGGTGAACAAAGGAAATCAAGCTCAAGTGAAGAATGAAATTGTTGAGCTTGACACTGAAGACTGCGAAAACAAAACGATCGATTCCGACGGAAGAAGTT GCAAATATCCCATTTCTGAAAAGAGGCCTGTGAGTTTTTGTGTACAAGAAACATCAACTGGATCCATCTTGTTCAAATCGGAGAATCCATGTTTCCTAGTTTGTTCAAGGAAGCAGCATTTGCTATATCGTGTG ACGATTCCGAATAAACTAGCCGTAGCTGAAGGCCTTAGGGGGAGAGATGCTGTCATGCTTCAAGATCCAACTGGGAGATCATGGCTTGTTGAACTTAGAGTGGAATGCTTTAATCGTTTGGACATGGCAATAGGTTGGACAGAATGTCGTAAAGCGAACCAAATTTCACCTGGGGACTCCATCATTTTTGAGTTTGTCGAGCAAGGTGTAATgcaatttcatattttcagaGGAGCAGTGAGAGGCAATAGGTTATCTGTGATAACTGCTGCCCCTaatgttaaaaattaa
- the LOC117626555 gene encoding putative B3 domain-containing protein At5g66980, with protein MARKLSKPSLKKQSFFKVLLGDFYQHLRLPPVFIEKLDGQSLPKCALRGPNGKLWTVELEERENGFFFHDGWQGFVRDHCLEIGNFLVFDYDGDSMFDVTIYEPTGCEKDVEAAKRRNGNPVSSVKDEIVDIETENYNKESKSKTINAERTSCKYVMSGKRPANDCVEETSTGSILFKSENSCFIKILTKILYPVTIPKELAIAEGLVRKKTVKLHDPAGRSWIVKLRVHRSPYLRFDMTKGWAKCCRANQISQGDTIVFEFVKPSVMQIHIYRGGRVGGSGCSVVLVNPGLKT; from the exons ATGGCTAGGAAGCTAAGTAAGCCTTCACTAAAGAAACAATCATTTTTCAAGGTCCTGCTTGGCGACTTCTATCAGCATCTG CGTTTACCACCTGTGTTTATCGAGAAGTTAGATGGGCAATCACTTCCCAAATGTGCTCTTAGAGGCCCTAATGGGAAACTGTGGACTGTGGAATTGGAAGAGAGGGAGAATGGCTTTTTCTTCCATGATGGTTGGCAGGGTTTTGTGAGGGATCATTGTTTAGAAATCggaaattttttggttttcgaCTATGATGGTGACTCAATGTTTGATGTCACAATTTATGAACCCACTGGCTGTGAAAAGGATGTAGAAGCAGCCAAGAGGAGAAATGGTAATCCTGTTTCCTCTGTAAAAGATGAAATTGTTGACATTGAGACTGAAAACTACaacaaagaaagtaaaagcAAAACCATCAATGCTGAAAGAACAAGTT GCAAGTATGTCATGTCTGGAAAGAGACCTGCAAATGACTGTGTAGAAGAAACATCAACTGGATCCATCTTGTTCAAATCGGAGAATTCatgttttataaaaattctGACGAAAATACTATATCCAGTG ACAATTCCAAAGGAACTAGCCATAGCTGAAGGTCTTGTGAGGAAGAAGACTGTAAAGCTTCATGATCCAGCTGGGAGATCATGGATTGTTAAACTTAGAGTCCACAGGTCACCGTATCTTCGTTTCGACATGACGAAAGGTTGGGCAAAATGTTGTAGAGCAAACCAGATTTCACAAGGGGACACCATCgtttttgagtttgtgaaACCAAGTGTAATGCAAATTCATATCTACAGAGGAGGAAGAGTGGGAGGCAGTGGGTGTTCTGTTGTACTCGTTAACCCCGGCCTGAAAACCTAG
- the LOC117625689 gene encoding B3 domain-containing protein Os01g0723500-like, with translation MARKLMKRSVKKESFFKILLGDFSKHLRIPPAFIKNFNGGSLGKCSLRGPSGKGRAVELEERENGLFFSKGWQGFVKDHHLEVGNFLVFRYDGESKFKVTIYDRSACEKDVEVAERGIGSSDSIESKGNQVRVKEEIIDLETENYNEDFENKTSIANRRNCNAMSGKKPTTDYVEETSSESISFKSDHRCFMETMKRHYRYCLMIPKKLAIAEGLNSARNVTLRDPNGRLWLVKLVIRPKTSCKRVEFTTGWGECCQANQISVGDTMVFEFVKQSAIKLHIFGEVNGKRCPVVLDAPNGEN, from the exons ATGGCAAGGAAACTTATGAAGCGTTCAGTAAAGAAAGAATCGTTTTTCAAGATCCTGCTTGGTGACTTCTCTAAGCATCTG CGTATACCACCTGCGTTTATCAAGAACTTCAACGGAGGATCACTTGGCAAATGTTCTCTTAGAGGCCCAAGTGGGAAAGGGAGGGCTGTGGaattggaagagagagagaatggctTGTTCTTCTCTAAGGGTTGGCAGGGTTTTGTGAAGGATCATCATTTAGAAGTTGGGAATTTCCTGGTTTTCCGTTATGATGGTGAATCAAAGTTCAAAGTCACAATCTATGATAGAAGTGCCTGTGAGAAGGATGTAGAGGTAGCCGAGAGGGGGATTGGCAGTTCAGATTCCATCGAAAGTAAAGGAAATCAAGTTAGAGTAAAAGAGGAAATTATAGACCTTGAAACTGAAAACTACAACGAAGactttgaaaacaaaacaagtatTGCTAACAGAAGAAATT GCAATGCCATGTCTGGAAAGAAACCTACAACTGATTATGTAGAGGAAACATCAAGTGAAAGCATCTCATTCAAATCGGATCATCGATGTTTTATGGAAACTATGAAGAGGCATTACCGATATTGCTTG ATGATTCCGAAGAAACTAGCCATAGCTGAAGGTCTTAATAGTGCAAGGAATGTAACGCTTCGAGATCCAAATGGGAGATTATGGCTTGTTAAACTTGTAATCCGTCCCAAGACATCTTGCAAACGTGTGGAATTCACGACAGGTTGGGGAGAATGCTGTCAAGCGAACCAGATTTCAGTTGGGGACACTATGGTTTTTGAGTTTGTCAAGCAAAGTGCAATTAAACTTCATATTTTCGGAGAAGTGAATGGCAAGAGGTGTCCTGTGGTACTTGATGCCCCCAATGGTGAAAATTAA
- the LOC117626757 gene encoding B3 domain-containing protein Os11g0197600-like isoform X1 — MARKPTKPSPKLPSFFKVLLGDDFPRQLCLPPAFMVHYNGPSHCKCALRGPTGKWWTVGLEEREDGFYFREGWRRFLTDHSLKVGYFLVFDHQGGPKFDVTIYHPMGCDMKKIIGNSVKPGKRPATAAAVEETSTGSIVFRSEHPCFIRILGKNQYRMNIPKELAVAEGLIGKERVMLKDPNGRSWNVKLRLDNKEHHGGRLLMTQGLVACWQANNISLGDTIVFELVKRSEMEVHIFRTGAGGNMPSVVLDASSSVKH, encoded by the exons ATGGCGAGGAAGCCAACTAAGCCTTCTCCGAAACTACCATCATTTTTCAAGGTCCTACTGGGTGATGACTTCCCTCGGCAGCTG TGTCTACCACCTGCCTTTATGGTGCATTACAATGGACCATCTCACTGCAAATGTGCCCTTAGAGGTCCTACTGGAAAATGGTGGACAGTGGGTTTGGAAGAGAGGGAGGATGGGTTTTACTTCCGTGAGGGTTGGCGGCGTTTCTTGACAGATCATTCCTTAAAAGTTGGATACTTTTTGGTGTTTGATCATCAAGGTGGCCCAAAGTTTGATGTTACAATCTATCATCCAATGGGCTGTGACATGAAGAAAATTATAGGCAACTCTGTTAAGCCTGGAAAGAGACCTGCAACTGCTGCTGCTGTGGAAGAAACATCAACTGGATCCATCGTGTTCAGATCAGAGCATCCATGCTTCATAAGAATTCTAGGCAAGAACCAGTACCGCATG AACATCCCAAAGGAGCTAGCTGTAGCTGAAGGCCTCATTGGAAAGGAGAGGGTGATGCTTAAAGATCCAAATGGGAGATCATGGAACGTTAAGCTTAGGCTCGACAATAAGGAGCATCATGGTGGTCGTTTACTCATGACACAAGGGTTGGTAGCATGTTGGCAAGCGAACAACATTTCGCTCGGGGATACAATCGTTTTTGAGCTTGTCAAGAGGAGTGAAATGGAGGTTCATATTTTCAGAACTGGAGCAGGAGGAAATATGCCTTCTGTTGTGCTTGATGCCTCCAGTAGTGTCAAACATTAA
- the LOC117626757 gene encoding B3 domain-containing protein REM5-like isoform X2, with protein MVHYNGPSHCKCALRGPTGKWWTVGLEEREDGFYFREGWRRFLTDHSLKVGYFLVFDHQGGPKFDVTIYHPMGCDMKKIIGNSVKPGKRPATAAAVEETSTGSIVFRSEHPCFIRILGKNQYRMNIPKELAVAEGLIGKERVMLKDPNGRSWNVKLRLDNKEHHGGRLLMTQGLVACWQANNISLGDTIVFELVKRSEMEVHIFRTGAGGNMPSVVLDASSSVKH; from the exons ATGGTGCATTACAATGGACCATCTCACTGCAAATGTGCCCTTAGAGGTCCTACTGGAAAATGGTGGACAGTGGGTTTGGAAGAGAGGGAGGATGGGTTTTACTTCCGTGAGGGTTGGCGGCGTTTCTTGACAGATCATTCCTTAAAAGTTGGATACTTTTTGGTGTTTGATCATCAAGGTGGCCCAAAGTTTGATGTTACAATCTATCATCCAATGGGCTGTGACATGAAGAAAATTATAGGCAACTCTGTTAAGCCTGGAAAGAGACCTGCAACTGCTGCTGCTGTGGAAGAAACATCAACTGGATCCATCGTGTTCAGATCAGAGCATCCATGCTTCATAAGAATTCTAGGCAAGAACCAGTACCGCATG AACATCCCAAAGGAGCTAGCTGTAGCTGAAGGCCTCATTGGAAAGGAGAGGGTGATGCTTAAAGATCCAAATGGGAGATCATGGAACGTTAAGCTTAGGCTCGACAATAAGGAGCATCATGGTGGTCGTTTACTCATGACACAAGGGTTGGTAGCATGTTGGCAAGCGAACAACATTTCGCTCGGGGATACAATCGTTTTTGAGCTTGTCAAGAGGAGTGAAATGGAGGTTCATATTTTCAGAACTGGAGCAGGAGGAAATATGCCTTCTGTTGTGCTTGATGCCTCCAGTAGTGTCAAACATTAA